The following are from one region of the Streptomyces rubrogriseus genome:
- a CDS encoding TetR/AcrR family transcriptional regulator, whose protein sequence is MTTNAAADEPTPRPRRRAPAGAAVLREDVTEAIRAAVFEELAAVGYARMSIEGIARRAGVGKTAVYRRWRSKLHLVLDIVSALAVQGLPAPDTGSLEGDLRLLYEVTSRALRHPVASQIIPDLQAEAARNADIAQALQKTLREGQDGVASKILAAAAERGELAPGLDTDLALDLISGPLYWRSVVVRGPKPPKGYLGSLARATAEGLKAL, encoded by the coding sequence ATGACGACCAACGCCGCCGCCGACGAGCCGACGCCGCGCCCGCGCCGCCGGGCCCCCGCCGGGGCGGCGGTGCTCCGCGAGGACGTGACCGAGGCCATTCGCGCGGCGGTCTTCGAGGAGCTGGCGGCGGTCGGCTACGCCCGCATGTCCATCGAGGGCATCGCGCGCCGCGCGGGGGTCGGCAAGACTGCCGTCTACCGGCGCTGGCGCTCCAAGCTGCACCTGGTGCTCGACATCGTCTCCGCGCTCGCCGTGCAGGGCCTGCCCGCGCCGGACACCGGCTCCCTGGAGGGGGACCTGCGGCTGCTGTACGAGGTGACGTCCCGTGCCCTGCGCCACCCGGTGGCCTCGCAGATCATCCCCGACCTCCAGGCGGAGGCGGCCCGCAACGCCGACATCGCCCAGGCGCTGCAGAAGACCCTGCGGGAGGGCCAGGACGGCGTCGCCAGCAAGATCCTCGCGGCGGCGGCCGAACGCGGCGAGCTGGCCCCCGGCCTCGACACCGACCTGGCCCTCGACCTGATCTCGGGCCCGCTGTACTGGCGCTCGGTGGTCGTCCGCGGGCCCAAGCCGCCCAAGGGCTACCTGGGATCGCTGGCCCGGGCCACGGCGGAGGGGCTCAAGGCGCTCTGA
- a CDS encoding nucleoside/nucleotide kinase family protein, with protein MDQEAGTYDLLLIGGGSGVGKSTVGWEVSALLRAAGTAHCLIEGDGMDQIHPAPDGDPHRTAITERNIAAVWANYAALGQRRLLYTNTVSILEAPMIGRAMGGDEVRVTCVLLTADEATVRQRLAVRETGSQLGVHVERSLRMARRLAEEAPVGTVRVPTDGRAVPDIAAQVVRLAGW; from the coding sequence ATGGACCAGGAAGCCGGCACCTACGACCTGTTGCTCATCGGCGGCGGCTCCGGCGTCGGCAAGAGCACCGTCGGCTGGGAGGTGTCCGCGCTGCTGCGGGCGGCCGGGACCGCGCACTGCCTGATCGAGGGGGACGGCATGGACCAGATCCATCCCGCACCCGACGGCGACCCGCACCGCACGGCGATCACCGAGCGGAACATCGCCGCGGTGTGGGCGAACTACGCGGCGCTCGGTCAGCGCCGGCTGCTCTACACCAACACCGTGAGCATCCTCGAGGCGCCGATGATCGGTCGGGCCATGGGCGGGGACGAGGTCAGGGTCACCTGCGTCCTGCTGACCGCCGACGAGGCCACCGTGCGGCAGCGGCTCGCCGTGCGGGAGACCGGATCGCAGCTCGGCGTCCACGTCGAGCGGAGTCTGCGCATGGCGCGGCGGCTGGCCGAGGAGGCCCCCGTGGGCACGGTGCGGGTACCCACGGACGGCCGGGCGGTGCCGGACATCGCGGCGCAGGTCGTCCGGCTCGCCGGCTGGTGA